From Pedobacter cryoconitis, one genomic window encodes:
- the tssD gene encoding type VI secretion system tube protein TssD encodes MNVKAILSVGFEEYELTHLDFSVEQAVDDKMQPQHEVYGGIFEIELSQQVSPIMYKWMVNNWEQRDGKIDFKDEGGQTMNTIHFNKAYCVNYRQQVSATGSQSLTTWLTISAGKVLFNNIELDNQWVKN; translated from the coding sequence ATGAACGTTAAAGCAATCTTATCAGTCGGATTTGAAGAATATGAATTAACGCATCTTGATTTTTCTGTCGAACAGGCAGTTGACGATAAAATGCAACCACAACACGAGGTTTACGGTGGAATTTTTGAAATTGAATTATCACAACAAGTAAGTCCGATCATGTACAAATGGATGGTGAATAATTGGGAACAGCGTGATGGTAAAATTGATTTTAAAGATGAAGGCGGGCAAACAATGAATACAATTCATTTTAATAAAGCTTACTGTGTAAATTATCGTCAACAAGTAAGTGCAACAGGAAGCCAGAGTTTAACAACATGGCTAACGATATCTGCCGGTAAAGTATTGTTTAATAATATTGAACTGGATAACCAGTGGGTCAAAAACTAG
- a CDS encoding site-specific integrase: MQQNTFGVIFYLRKYKTTSNGKTPIYARITVNGKRSDIAIKRTIEEDNWNTKKGMAKGSRQEITLLNNYLEKFRSGIVESYQTLLLQKKLITADLIKDKFLGKDQQDFTISKLIDYHNQQEKDNLEWGTMKNYYTTQKYILQFLKEKQGTEDKFLSELNYKFITDLEMYLRQIEDKNGLSAMANNGVMKHLERLFKMINLAVKLEWLERNPFHAYQLKFEKVERECLTEWELANLEAKTMSISRLQTIKDLFVFSCYTGLAYIDVFNLKPQHIVEVAEGEFWIKTKRQKTNTPVTVPLLPKALHIIEKYNQHPQVLADGKVLPVISNQKLNGYLKEIADICGITKPLTFHIARHTFATTVTLTNGVPIETISRMLGHKKLSTTQIYSKVVDSKLGGDMARLRDKLEA, encoded by the coding sequence ATGCAGCAGAACACATTTGGAGTAATCTTCTATTTGAGAAAATACAAGACTACCAGTAACGGAAAGACACCTATCTACGCCCGGATTACCGTAAACGGTAAAAGGTCTGATATTGCCATTAAAAGGACAATTGAAGAGGATAACTGGAATACAAAAAAAGGGATGGCAAAAGGGAGCAGACAGGAAATAACCTTGCTTAACAATTACCTCGAAAAATTCAGATCAGGAATTGTTGAAAGCTATCAGACGCTGTTGTTGCAGAAAAAATTAATTACTGCCGATCTGATTAAAGATAAGTTCTTAGGAAAAGATCAGCAGGATTTCACCATTTCCAAACTGATTGATTACCATAACCAGCAGGAAAAAGATAATCTGGAATGGGGAACCATGAAAAACTACTACACGACCCAAAAGTATATCTTACAGTTCCTTAAAGAAAAGCAGGGTACAGAAGATAAATTCCTCTCAGAGCTTAATTATAAATTTATCACCGACCTTGAAATGTATCTGCGTCAGATAGAAGATAAAAACGGTTTATCAGCAATGGCAAATAACGGGGTAATGAAACACCTTGAACGTTTATTTAAGATGATCAATCTTGCGGTAAAACTGGAATGGCTGGAAAGAAACCCGTTTCATGCCTACCAGCTAAAATTTGAAAAGGTAGAACGTGAATGCTTAACTGAATGGGAACTGGCAAACCTGGAGGCGAAAACCATGTCTATTTCACGTTTGCAGACTATTAAAGACCTGTTTGTATTCAGTTGTTATACCGGACTGGCCTATATTGATGTATTCAATTTAAAACCTCAGCATATTGTCGAAGTTGCAGAAGGCGAATTTTGGATAAAAACTAAAAGACAAAAGACCAATACCCCGGTAACAGTTCCATTATTACCGAAAGCACTGCATATCATTGAAAAGTATAACCAGCATCCGCAAGTACTGGCAGACGGTAAAGTATTGCCTGTTATTTCCAATCAGAAGTTAAACGGGTATTTAAAAGAGATTGCGGACATTTGTGGAATTACCAAGCCCCTGACCTTCCATATTGCCCGTCATACCTTTGCTACCACTGTCACCCTGACCAATGGCGTACCTATCGAAACCATTAGCAGGATGCTGGGGCATAAAAAACTTAGCACAACACAAATCTACAGTAAAGTGGTAGATAGCAAGCTGGGGGGAGATATGGCCAGACTGAGGGATAAACTAGAAGCATGA
- a CDS encoding GntR family transcriptional regulator, producing MNNILKIARIDAYSITPKYLQLINSILQGIQSGQIKKNDVLPSINEFSYALETARSTVERAYNELKRMGLVQSVAGKGFFIVHTQFQRPVKVLLLFNKLSIHKKIIYDAFSATLGNEAAIDFYIYNNDFNVFKKLLLDKADHYAKCVIIPHFYENREMGYKLIDTIAKEKLILMDKLAEGVTGDFGAVYENFEEDIFSALEKLIDRLSKYNKLKIIFPQNSYYSKKILLGFLRFCQHYNYENEILNSLDYHEMESGSVYINLIEDDLVVLIEKIIEGNYQIGKDIGVISYNETPIKKIILDGITTISTDFKMMGEKAAELLLSNSSEHIQIPFKVTLRNSL from the coding sequence ATGAACAACATCCTGAAAATTGCGAGGATTGATGCGTATTCTATTACACCAAAGTATTTGCAACTGATCAATTCAATCCTACAGGGAATTCAGTCGGGGCAGATCAAAAAAAATGATGTGCTTCCCTCCATCAATGAGTTTAGTTATGCGCTGGAAACCGCCAGAAGTACGGTAGAGCGTGCTTATAATGAACTCAAAAGAATGGGACTGGTACAATCTGTAGCTGGAAAAGGCTTTTTTATAGTCCATACTCAGTTTCAAAGACCGGTTAAAGTATTACTGCTTTTTAATAAGTTGAGTATTCATAAAAAAATTATTTACGATGCTTTTTCTGCTACTTTAGGAAATGAAGCAGCTATTGATTTTTATATTTATAATAATGATTTTAATGTATTCAAGAAGCTGTTGCTGGATAAGGCAGATCATTATGCTAAATGTGTGATTATTCCTCATTTCTATGAAAACAGAGAAATGGGCTATAAACTGATTGATACAATTGCCAAGGAGAAATTGATATTAATGGACAAGTTGGCCGAAGGTGTGACGGGCGATTTTGGAGCGGTATATGAGAATTTTGAAGAGGATATCTTTTCTGCGCTGGAAAAGCTGATTGACAGGTTATCAAAGTATAATAAACTAAAAATAATCTTCCCTCAAAATTCTTACTATTCAAAAAAAATACTCCTCGGGTTTCTGCGTTTCTGCCAGCATTATAATTATGAAAATGAGATTTTGAATAGTCTTGATTATCATGAAATGGAGTCAGGATCGGTCTATATTAATTTGATTGAAGATGATCTGGTAGTCTTAATTGAGAAGATTATTGAAGGTAATTACCAGATAGGAAAAGATATCGGTGTAATCTCTTACAATGAAACCCCTATCAAGAAGATTATTCTGGATGGAATTACTACAATTTCAACGGATTTTAAGATGATGGGAGAAAAAGCTGCCGAATTATTACTTAGTAATTCATCTGAGCATATTCAGATCCCTTTTAAGGTGACTTTAAGAAACTCTCTTTAA